The Naumovozyma dairenensis CBS 421 chromosome 1, complete genome genome includes a region encoding these proteins:
- the RRP43 gene encoding exosome non-catalytic core subunit RRP43 (similar to Saccharomyces cerevisiae RRP43 (YCR035C); ancestral locus Anc_1.139), protein MTDVEETVEIQPISFPPEVFARISPELSLQRHLALGLRPSLRRFDEFRDIEINEDSLSRFNASHMMNEDSQNNILGSNVLKCGKTFVITSITGGIIEDTSTSLDEVDIGEKELLDIVEQEDSLNKYTSVYPVVEVERGRVGACTDEEMTVSQKLFDSLLHSRIIPKDSLKVQTGIRTTDENGVSQIIYPDEVNNVDGNDVDDSYKHVMPRKKWSYVLYAKIVVYSRTGPVFDMCWNSLMYALQSTRLPRAFIDERATDLKMTVRMKGRSTTIREAYDILCDPKKSLPLTLNDSNLAYASSFGIIDLDPEVALEEARKQEDKQEDVEMDKIDSILLADIDTEAEESSIYSTISLINNLKGDFKQLSIIGAGSRITPNMIRNAITLSKCRSQDLSQKIKK, encoded by the coding sequence ATGACTGACGTTGAAGAAACTGTGGAAATTCAACCAATAAGTTTCCCTCCAGAGGTTTTTGCCCGAATCTCACCAGAGTTATCATTACAAAGGCATCTTGCGTTGGGGCTCCGTCCATCCTTAAGGAGGTTCGATGAATTTAgagatattgaaattaatgaagattCATTGTCTCGTTTCAATGCTAGCCATATGATGAACGAAGATTCTCAGAATAATATCTTGGGTTCTAACGTTCTAAAATGTGGGAAGACTTTTGTCATTACTTCAATTACAGGGGGGATAATTGAAGATACGAGTACATCCCTAGATGAAGTTGATATTGGAGAAAAGGAATTACTAGATATTGTGGAACAAGAAGATTCGTTAAACAAATACACTTCTGTATACCCAGTTGTGGAAGTCGAAAGAGGAAGAGTTGGTGCATGtactgatgaagaaatgacTGTTTCACAGAAATTGTTCGATTCTTTATTACATTCAAGAATAATACCAAAGGATTCTTTGAAAGTACAAACAGGTATAAGAACTACTGACGAAAATGGTGTATCTCAAATTATATATCCGGATGAGGTAAATAATGTTGATGGTAATGATGTAGATGATTCATATAAACATGTTATGCCAAGGAAGAAATGGTCATATGTTTTATATGCAAAGATCGTTGTGTATAGTCGTACAGGGCCAGTGTTTGATATGTGTTGGAATTCTTTAATGTATGCATTACAATCAACAAGGCTTCCTAGAGCATTTATTGATGAGCGTGCTacagatttgaaaatgacaGTTAGAATGAAAGGTAGGAGTACTACTATTAGAGAAGCTTATGATATATTATGTGATCCTAAAAAATCGTTACCATTGACCTTGAATGATTCAAATCTTGCCTATGCATCGAGTTTCGGTATAATCGATCTTGATCCTGAGGTTGCATTAGAAGAAGcaagaaaacaagaagataaaCAAGAGGATGTTGAGATGGATAAAATAGACTCTATACTACTCGCAGATATTGATACAGAAGCGGAAGAATCTAGTATATATTCCACAATATCTCTAATTAACAATCTAAAAGGTGATTTTAAACAATTAAGTATAATAGGTGCTGGT